The Schizosaccharomyces pombe strain 972h- genome assembly, chromosome: I genome contains a region encoding:
- the dld1 gene encoding dihydrolipoamide dehydrogenase Dld1, protein MLNSVIKRSALCRFKFTCLQVSECRPAQIEISKRLYSAKASGNGEYDLCVIGGGPGGYVAAIRGAQLGLKTICVEKRGTLGGTCLNVGCIPSKALLNNSHIYHTVKHDTKRRGIDVSGVSVNLSQMMKAKDDSVKSLTSGIEYLFKKNKVEYAKGTGSFIDPQTLSVKGIDGAADQTIKAKNFIIATGSEVKPFPGVTIDEKKIVSSTGALSLSEVPKKMTVLGGGIIGLEMGSVWSRLGAEVTVVEFLPAVGGPMDADISKALSRIISKQGIKFKTSTKLLSAKVNGDSVEVEIENMKNNKRETYQTDVLLVAIGRVPYTEGLGLDKLGISMDKSNRVIMDSEYRTNIPHIRVIGDATLGPMLAHKAEDEGIAAVEYIAKGQGHVNYNCIPAVMYTHPEVAWVGITEQKAKESGIKYRIGTFPFSANSRAKTNMDADGLVKVIVDAETDRLLGVHMIGPMAGELIGEATLALEYGASAEDVARVCHAHPTLSEATKEAMMAAWCGKSIHF, encoded by the coding sequence ATGTTGAACTCTGTGATTAAAAGATCGGCACTTTGCCGGTTCAAATTCACGTGTTTGCAGGTTAGTGAATGCAGACCGGcacaaattgaaatttctaAGCGATTGTACTCTGCAAAAGCCTCTGGAAACGGAGAATACGATCTTTGCGTTATAGGCGGTGGTCCTGGCGGTTATGTTGCTGCCATTCGTGGTGCACAACTAGGTTTGAAGACCATTTGCGTTGAAAAAAGAGGTACCTTGGGAGGCACTTGCTTAAATGTTGGTTGCATCCCTTCCAAGGCTTTGTTGAATAACTCTCATATATACCATACTGTTAAACATGATACCAAGCGACGTGGCATTGACGTTTCCGGTGTTAGCGTCAATCTTTCTCAAATGATGAAAGCCAAGGACGATTCTGTTAAGTCATTAACGTCCGGTATTGAatatcttttcaaaaaaaataaggtAGAATATGCTAAGGGTACAGGCTCTTTCATCGATCCTCAAACTCTCTCTGTTAAGGGAATTGATGGTGCTGCAGATCAAACTATTAAAGCCAAAAACTTCATCATTGCCACTGGAAGTGAAGTTAAGCCATTCCCAGGTGTAACAATTGATGAGAAGAAAATTGTTTCTTCTACAGGTGCCTTATCTTTATCAGAGGTCCCAAAAAAGATGACCGTTCTTGGTGGTGGTATCATTGGATTGGAGATGGGCAGTGTATGGTCAAGACTTGGTGCAGAGGTTACCGTCGTTGAGTTTTTGCCAGCTGTTGGAGGTCCTATGGATGCAGACATTTCCAAGGCTTTATCTCGTATCATTTCTAAGCAAGGTATCAAATTTAAGACATCTACCAAATTGCTTAGCGCCAAGGTGAATGGTGACAGCGTTGAGGTTGAAATTGAGAATATGAAGAATAACAAGCGTGAAACTTATCAGACTGATGTTTTGTTGGTTGCTATCGGCCGTGTTCCATACACTGAGGGTCTTGGCCTCGATAAGCTTGGAATTTCTATGGATAAAAGCAACAGAGTAATTATGGATAGTGAGTACCGTACTAACATCCCCCATATCCGTGTGATTGGTGACGCTACCCTTGGTCCTATGTTAGCTCACAAGGCAGAAGATGAGGGTATTGCCGCTGTTGAGTATATCGCAAAGGGTCAGGGACATGTTAATTACAACTGTATTCCCGCTGTAATGTACACTCATCCTGAAGTTGCTTGGGTTGGTATTACCGAACAAAAGGCCAAAGAAAGCGGTATTAAGTATAGAATTGGCACTTTCCCCTTTTCCGCCAATTCCCGTGCCAAGACCAATATGGATGCCGATGGTCTTGTTAAAGTCATTGTAGATGCGGAAACCGACCGTTTACTTGGAGTACACATGATTGGCCCTATGGCTGGTGAATTGATTGGTGAAGCAACTCTCGCTCTTGAATATGGAGCTAGTGCTGAAGATGTCGCTCGTGTTTGCCATGCCCATCCCACTTTGAGTGAGGCTACTAAGGAAGCAATGATGGCTGCCTGGTGTGGAAAGAGTATTCACTTTTAG
- the sgt1 gene encoding snRNP binding protein Sgt1, whose protein sequence is MSNLGNNITERIESDCISQNECRIDVYFSEKEKESTEASINMFLAELERLQLEYGKEHIWQNEELNLQRVEYQGKDCILGITNFGDCIDDEWYIVWLLREASKAVKSAFVRIIDEDGEFLLIEAALSLPKWIDEDNSDYRVWIHNGEVIILRPEDEFLKKMNRCPPLTREQAIFQISSGSNLYTSREVNDSISQRLKKFPKAANVKLRAICTVPRKIVHVLQKNKNLISSAVNAFYYRDPIDENYCDRMSKFNQNDLVTTTITFTPLLYAQLYQQRCKTFRPFHLPSDVHSLDYERAILGMKLSCGFEILYNSKENVEKRTEIDEYLQIQPLPTDEDIKKIPLIEDDTSFMNVNPDELEELLEKKLNSFCDDFGDDERSGFDNTDHDNTLVGEEEMVPGNHGGKSINEEITKNKQKQNFNESDLKNMASRIETFINDEASNNHREDFYGVKNSDTDTDSDSLADSDDEIFLNRNQGIDEVEFDETKFYDLLKGKDGKYQNQDVDEFSSGNEDEMDIPGDANMEEYMRAMDEELYGGLRGRDEGLEGIDDKDIDLNLMKNIIEGIEANPDLYGGPISTLLNSLKIQIPREK, encoded by the coding sequence ATGAGCAATCTAGGCAATAACATCACCGAAAGGATAGAAAGCGATTGTATTTCACAAAATGAATGCAGGATTgatgtttatttttcagagaaagaaaaagagagCACAGAAGCCTCtataaatatgtttttagCTGAATTAGAGAGACTCCAGTTAGAATATGGGAAAGAACATATATGGCAAAACGAAGAGCTAAATTTACAAAGAGTCGAATATCAAGGGAAGGATTGTATTTTAGGAATAACGAATTTTGGGGACTGTATTGATGATGAATGGTACATCGTTTGGTTATTAAGAGAGGCAAGTAAGGCTGTAAAGTCAGCATTTGTCAGAATTATAGATGAGGACGGAGAATTTTTGTTGATAGAAGCAGCACTATCTCTTCCAAAATGGATTGATGAAGACAACTCCGATTATCGAGTTTGGATTCACAATGGCGAGGTTATAATTCTTCGACCTGAAGAtgagtttttaaaaaaaatgaacagATGTCCTCCTCTAACAAGAGAGCAAGcaatctttcaaatttcttcGGGCAGTAACTTATATACTAGTCGCGAGGTCAATGACTCCATAAGTCAACGTCTTAAGAAGTTTCCAAAAGCAGCTAATGTAAAGCTTAGGGCCATCTGCACAGTACCGAGAAAAATTGTACACGtactacaaaaaaataaaaacttgaTAAGTAGTGCTGTTAATGCATTTTACTACAGAGACCCAATCGATGAAAATTATTGCGACCGAATGAGTAAGTTTAACCAAAACGATCTTGTTACCACGACTATAACTTTTACCCCTCTCTTGTACGCTCAACTATATCAGCAAAGATGTAAAACTTTTCGTCCATTTCACTTACCCTCTGATGTTCACTCATTGGATTATGAACGTGCTATTCTAGGAATGAAGCTTTCATGTGGATTTGAAATCCTTTACAACTCTAAAGAAAACGTGGAAAAAAGGActgaaattgatgaataCCTTCAAATTCAGCCTCTCCCTACTGATGAagacataaaaaaaatacctCTCATTGAGGATGACACTAGTTTTATGAACGTAAATCCTGATGAACTAGAAGAGCTGttggaaaaaaagttaaattctttttgtgATGATTTTGGAGATGATGAAAGGTCTGGTTTTGACAACACCGATCACGATAATACGCTCGTAGGCGAAGAAGAAATGGTACCAGGGAATCATGGCGGAAAAAGtattaatgaagaaattaccaaaaataaacaaaagcaaaattttaatgaatcggatttgaaaaatatggCTTCAAGAATTGAGACGTTTATTAATGATGAAGCCTCCAATAATCATAGAGAGGACTTTTATGGAGTAAAAAATTCTGATACAGATACAGATTCTGATTCTTTGGCGGATTCCGATGATGAGATCTTTTTAAACAGAAATCAAGGAATCGACGAGGTCGAGTTTGACGAAACCAAATTTTACGACcttttaaaaggaaaagatgGGAAATATCAAAACCAAGATGTTGACGAATTCTCTTCAGGgaatgaagatgaaatgGACATCCCAGGCGATGCTAATATGGAAGAATACATGCGTGCCATGGATGAAGAGCTGTATGGTGGATTAAGGGGCAGAGATGAGGGTTTAGAAGGTATTGATGATAAAGATATTGATTTGAACCtcatgaaaaatataattgaAGGCATCGAAGCAAACCCTGATTTGTACGGAGGGCCAATATCAACTTTGCTCAATAGCTTAAAAATACAGATACCgagagaaaaataa
- the gaa1 gene encoding GPI-anchor transamidase complex subunit Gaa1: MSLFTFVQIRVFPFLQRHLFFLQLSLTLIGLSWIFILPRNEIIDRLHVSESALLPGQVNTYFENRYSKTVSSSLTAANTWSHLDASVGTNTMYDDLEQIFTAMGLPTQKQNYSINIPGSEFNGSNFITTLRAPRGDATESLLLCVPWKDHIGQYNEAGVALAISLLKYFQGWSLWSKDIILVIFDDPVYGPSSFLTSYFDQTTPYISYTPLKIRSGSIQAGLSLELVTTENNSDVLEVLYQATNGQLPNLDLFNTISRIFMQHFNYPLRLQGYDFHANSGSSYTSRLKSLWMGMLTQAVSNVTSAHALFPQYRIDMLTLRMKVKDPFSFDMFRFGQAIESTFRSLNNLLEHLHQSFFFYFILDHLHFISIGNYMPSILILAASFMLGAYRHWINHEKKIDLWRPFSFWLFSIFCTIAAYYLVSSSTKITVFIFLYLMLTFIGIIFSTFMTSEDAELVLSYDLMSKSLFISVVSTLNFSLSFVVAILLVPLQFISFRFNRRLSLLFAVLTYFSTFIFLCSLSKILNGPLVPFWLWAKEYELFNSWLMPSVFMILVLPEIIFSVTSFFSLWNEPSVKTKTKTL; the protein is encoded by the coding sequence ATGAGTCTATTCACTTTTGTACAGATACGGGTGTTTCCCTTTCTCCAGCGACATTTGTTCTTTCTTCAACTTTCTTTGACATTAATTGGTTTATCATGGATTTTTATACTTCCTcgaaatgaaattattgatCGTCTTCATGTCTCAGAAAGTGCTCTTCTGCCTGGGCAAGTGAATACTTACTTTGAAAATAGGTATTCAAAAACTGTTTCATCATCTTTAACGGCAGCAAATACATGGTCCCATTTGGATGCAAGTGTGGGCACAAACACAATGTATGATGATCTAGAGCAGATTTTTACTGCTATGGGACTTCCCACTCAGAAACAAAACTACTCAATTAATATTCCCGGATCGGAGTTTAACGGCTCGAATTTTATTACAACTTTACGTGCTCCTAGAGGTGATGCTACTGAGTCTCTACTCCTATGTGTCCCTTGGAAAGATCATATTGGGCAATATAATGAGGCCGGCGTTGCTTTAGCCATTAGTTTATTGAAATACTTCCAGGGATGGTCTCTTTGGTCGAAAGACATCATCTTGGTTATTTTTGATGATCCTGTTTATGGTCCATCGAGTTTTCTCACGTCTTATTTTGACCAAACGACGCCATATATATCTTACACACCATTGAAAATTCGTTCTGGTTCCATTCAAGCTGGTTTATCGCTTGAGCTAGTTACTACTGAAAATAACTCGGACGTGCTTGAAGTCCTTTACCAAGCTACCAATGGACAGTTGCCCAACCTTGACCTTTTCAATACTATTTCGAGAATCTTTATGcaacattttaattatcCATTACGACTACAAGGATATGATTTCCATGCTAATTCGGGGTCCTCATACACATCCCGTCTAAAATCTTTGTGGATGGGTATGTTGACACAAGCAGTTTCGAATGTTACTAGTGCGCATGCACTATTTCCTCAATATAGAATTGACATGTTGACCTTGCGAATGAAAGTGAAAGACCCGTTTTCATTTGACATGTTTAGATTTGGTCAAGCCATTGAAAGCACATTTCGATCTCTTAACAATCTTCTTGAACACTTGCatcaatcttttttcttttacttcaTCCTAGATCATTTGCATTTTATTAGTATCGGAAATTATATGCCTTCCATTTTAATTCTGGCTGCTAGTTTCATGCTCGGAGCTTACCGACATTGGATCAAccatgaaaaaaaaatagatcTTTGGAGaccattttctttttggctttttagtattttttgTACGATCGCCGCATATTATTTGGTATCTTCTTCTACTAAGATAACCGTTTTTATATTCCTCTATTTAATGCTCACTTTTATTGGTATTAtcttttcaacttttaTGACGAGTGAAGACGCTGAACTGGTTCTTTCTTACGATTTAATGTCAAAATCCCTTTTCATTTCCGTAGTGAGTacgttaaatttttctctttcttttgttgtTGCAATTTTGCTTGTACCATTACagtttatttcatttagaTTTAATCGACGTCTTTCGTTACTTTTCGCAGTCTTGACATACTTTTCTACATTTATATTCCTTTGTTCTCTGtctaaaattttgaatggaCCTTTGGTACCATTTTGGTTGTGGGCAAAAGAATATGAGTTGTTCAACTCTTGGTTAATGCCATCCGTGTTTATGATTTTAGTTTTACCTGAAATCATATTCTCAGTTACAAGTTTTTTTTCGCTTTGGAATGAACCGTCTGTGAAAACCAAGACAAAGACTTTGTGA
- the ssd1 gene encoding putative succinate-semialdehyde dehydrogenase: MSTSSKLSTNIKDLSLFDLEEFPARSYIGGKWVTAASGKTFDVENPGLNETLAPVTDMSVEETRKAIKVAHEAFLSYRNSDIKERYAILRRWYDLIMENADDLATMMTLENGKALGDAKGEVVYAAKFIDWFAGEALRISGDSSMSSNPQNRIITIKQPVGVVGIITPWNFPAAMITRKVGAALAAGCTVVIRPAAETPFTALALAKLAERAGVPAGVLNMVTANSPSEHGIELTTNPLIRKVSFTGSTNVGKILAKQSSSTLKKLSLELGGNAPFIVFEDADLEKAADALMACKFRGSGQTCVCANRIYVHSSVYDAFVDLVTERVSKFKLGYGLDAGVTHGPLISEKAISKVKQHVEDAVQKGGVVVTGGKVASNLGPMYFEPTVIINAKQGMLISEEETFGPVGALFKFDTEDEVVAWANDSPVGLAGYLFSKDISRVFRVGEALQVGMVGCNTGLVSDVLSPFGGVKESGFGREGSKYGISEYLDIKSLTISTL, from the coding sequence ATGAGTACATCGTCGAAATTAAGTACAAACATCAAAGATCTCAGTCTGTTTGATTTAGAGGAATTTCCCGCTCGCAGTTACATCGGTGGAAAATGGGTAACCGCTGCGTCGGGAAAGACGTTTGACGTGGAAAACCCAGGTTTGAACGAGACTCTGGCTCCAGTGACAGATATGTCCGTGGAGGAAACGAGAAAAGCCATCAAAGTTGCGCACGAAGCGTTTCTCTCTTACAGGAACAGCGACATCAAGGAGCGATATGCCATTCTTCGTCGTTGGTATGATTTGATTATGGAAAATGCAGATGATTTGGCCACCATGATGACTTTGGAAAACGGCAAGGCTTTGGGAGATGCCAAGGGGGAAGTCGTTTATGCTGCAAAGTTTATTGACTGGTTTGCAGGTGAAGCTCTACGAATCTCTGGTGATAGTTCAATGTCTTCCAATCCCCAAAACCGGATCATTACGATCAAACAACCCGTCGGTGTAGTTGGTATCATCACTCCCTGGAACTTTCCCGCCGCCATGATAACTCGAAAAGTGGGCGCCGCTTTGGCCGCCGGCTGTACTGTAGTTATTCGCCCGGCCGCTGAAACCCCCTTCACCGCTTTGGCTCTCGCCAAGTTGGCTGAACGTGCTGGTGTTCCAGCTGGAGTTTTAAATATGGTTACTGCTAACTCTCCCAGCGAGCATGGAATTGAGTTGACCACCAACCCATTGATCCGCAAAGTCTCCTTCACCGGCTCCACCAATGTCGGCAAAATCCTGGCAAAGCAATCGTCATCCACTTTAAAGAAGCTTTCCCTCGAACTTGGTGGTAATGCTCCATTCATTGTCTTTGAGGACGCTGACTTGGAAAAGGCTGCTGATGCTTTAATGGCATGTAAGTTTCGTGGCAGTGGACAAACTTGTGTGTGTGCAAACCGCATCTATGTGCATTCCTCTGTGTACGACGCCTTCGTTGATCTTGTCACGGAACGTGTCTCCAAATTCAAACTGGGTTACGGTTTGGATGCTGGCGTCACCCACGGACCTCTTATTAGTGAGAAGGCAATTAGCAAGGTTAAGCAACATGTTGAGGATGCTGTTCAAAAGGGCGGTGTTGTGGTTACCGGTGGTAAAGTGGCTTCCAACCTAGGTCCTATGTACTTTGAGCCCACCGTTATAATTAACGCTAAACAAGGAATGTTAATCTCAGAGGAAGAAACATTTGGTCCTGTTGGCGCTTTGTTCAAATTTGACACAGAGGACGAGGTAGTCGCCTGGGCTAATGACAGCCCAGTTGGTTTAGCAGGTTATCTCTTCTCCAAAGACATTTCTCGCGTCTTCCGTGTTGGAGAAGCATTGCAAGTTGGCATGGTTGGTTGTAATACCGGCCTTGTTTCCGACGTTCTTTCACCTTTCGGTGGAGTCAAAGAAAGTGGATTTGGCCGTGAAGGCAGCAAGTACGGTATTTCTGAATATCTCGATATCAAGTCCTTAACTATCTCGACCCTCTAA
- the psu1 gene encoding beta-glucosidase Psu1, protein MRFFETLALALLTTGALAAPFRHPHHLLNKRDVSVVTSKVYAYTTVTLEAAASAISTNGAAKEAATAAGDAETTSSVAASVTPAASSSVAASVTPVASSSVAASVTPVSSSAVVDSATSAAASSSVIPTSSSVVASSSEVASSTTSSAAASATSTGSSSGGFQDGVYDCTDFPSDQSGVVALDYLGYGGYSGIQIGDGAGSSCVEGAYCSYACSPGMLKTQWPSTQPSDGETRGGLLCKGGKLYRTNTAYDNLCENGVGTASVQNTLGQGVAICQTDYPGSENMVIPTYVGGGATSPLSVTDNANYFQWEGKGTSAQYYVNKAGYTAEQGCQWGTSSGDYGNWSPLVFGAGMTDGTTWLSISQNPLTSQLANYNVKIVGADGASVSGTCVFENGAFQNGGSGCTVGITSGSGVFVFY, encoded by the coding sequence ATGCGTTTTTTCGAAACTTTAGCACTTGCTCTTCTTACCACTGGCGCTTTGGCCGCCCCTTTCCGCCATCCTCATCACTTGCTTAACAAGCGTGATGTGTCCGTCGTTACCTCTAAGGTTTACGCCTATACCACCGTTACTCTTGAGGCTGCTGCTTCCGCCATTTCTACTAACGGCGCTGCTAAGGAGGCTGCTACTGCTGCTGGAGACGCTGAGACCACCAGCTCGGTTGCTGCCTCTGTCACTCCCGCTGCTTCTAGCTCGGTTGCCGCTTCAGTTACTCCCGTTGCTTCTAGCTCCGTCGCTGCTTCAGTAACTCCCGTCAGCTCTAGCGCTGTAGTTGACTCTGCCACTTCCGCTGCTGCCTCTTCTAGCGTCATTCCCACCTCCTCTAGTGTTGTTGCTAGCTCTAGCGAAGTTGCTTCTTCTACTACTTCCTCTGCTGCTGCTTCTGCTACTTCCACTGGCAGTAGCTCTGGTGGTTTCCAAGACGGTGTTTACGATTGCACTGATTTCCCTTCTGACCAAAGCGGTGTTGTTGCTTTGGATTACCTTGGTTATGGTGGTTACTCCGGTATCCAAATTGGTGATGGTGCTGGTTCCTCTTGCGTTGAGGGTGCCTACTGCTCTTATGCTTGCTCACCCGGTATGTTGAAGACTCAATGGCCTAGTACTCAACCTTCTGACGGTGAAACCCGTGGTGGTTTGCTTTGTAAGGGCGGTAAGCTTTACCGTACTAATACTGCTTACGATAACCTTTGTGAAAACGGTGTTGGCACTGCTTCTGTTCAAAACACACTTGGCCAAGGTGTTGCCATTTGCCAAACCGATTACCCTGGAAGTGAGAACATGGTTATTCCTACCTATGTTGGTGGCGGTGCTACCTCTCCTTTATCTGTCACTGATAACGCTAACTACTTCCAATGGGAAGGCAAGGGTACTTCTGCTCAATACTATGTTAACAAGGCTGGCTATACTGCTGAACAAGGATGTCAATGGGGTACTTCTAGCGGTGACTATGGTAACTGGTCTCCTCTTGTCTTTGGTGCCGGTATGACTGATGGTACTACTTGGTTGTCCATCTCTCAAAACCCCTTGACTTCTCAACTTGCCAATTACAATGTCAAGATTGTCGGCGCTGATGGCGCTTCTGTTAGTGGTACCTGTGTATTTGAGAACGGTGCTTTCCAAAATGGTGGCAGTGGTTGCACTGTTGGCATCACTTCTGGATCCGGTGTCTTCGTTTTTTACTAA
- the itt1 gene encoding ubiquitin-protein ligase E3 has product MLEVEVESDNKHLVADELIALQSIYPEIHLDGNNYGRLNIPVNTESDYFLSFKSPDESTLTDTIVVRHFPDLVMEFFLPEAYPFNSPPTFFLKSSWLPLKQKRVLTSSLIKLWNEIHDCVLFDAIEHVRSIATIAFHLPTEMVFPGGFDDLKKEILAFDKNAKLLEFQIRKFQCNVCFDEFNGTDCFQLTRCGHVSCQSCLRDYYTMCIQEGMFSQIKCIDLDCGKDAPVLTLKELESIVGVQLTNRYKELEEKRRYENDSNIIFCPRSFCQGPSKRDPGQKLAICQKCDFAFCSFCQATWHGDLSPCKLEGDSKKLVEMYLNYQENEPEKALELEKRYGKRIIDRLVEQVKNDEEAEKWVLLNGQRCPTCDRVVERIDGCCHMNCLCGTHFCFLCGAYLMEQNPYKHFNDPVSSCYGMLFASAAEKQRFSENWT; this is encoded by the coding sequence ATGTTGGAGGTGGAGGTGGAATCAGATAACAAACATTTAGTTGCAGATGAACTAATTGCTTTACAATCAATCTATCCCGAAATACACTTGGATGGTAATAACTATGGTCGGCTTAACATACCAGTTAATACAGAGAGCGACTATTTCCTTTCCTTTAAGTCTCCCGATGAATCTACGCTCACAGATACAATCGTAGTGAGGCATTTCCCGGATTTAGTCATGGAATTCTTTCTTCCTGAAGCATATCCTTTTAACTCTCCTccaaccttttttttgaaatcttcATGGCTCCCTTTGAAACAAAAGCGTGTTTTAACCTCTTCCTTAATTAAGCTGTGGAATGAAATTCACGATTGCGTTTTATTCGACGCCATTGAACACGTCCGTTCGATTGCAACAATCgcttttcatcttcctACTGAAATGGTATTTCCAGGCGGTTTTGATgacttaaaaaaggaaattcttgcttttgataaaaatgcaaaactTTTGGAATTCCAGATTCGAAAATTTCAATGTAACGTCTGTTTTGACGAATTCAATGGTACTGATTGTTTTCAGCTTACTCGCTGTGGTCATGTGTCATGCCAATCTTGTTTACGAGATTATTACACTATGTGTATTCAAGAAGGCATGTTTTCCCAAATAAAGTGTATAGATTTGGATTGTGGAAAGGACGCACCAGTACTTACCTTGAAAGAATTAGAATCAATAGTGGGCGTTCAGTTGACTAATAGATATAAGGAACTagaggaaaaaagaagatacGAAAATGACTCcaatattatattttgcCCAAGATCCTTTTGTCAAGGTCCTTCGAAACGCGATCCCGGACAGAAACTTGCCATTTGTCAGAAATGtgattttgctttttgctCCTTCTGTCAAGCTACGTGGCATGGTGATCTATCCCCATGTAAGTTGGAAGGTGACTCAAAGAAGCTGGTTGAAatgtatttaaattatcagGAAAATGAGCCGGAAAAGGCTTTGGAACTGGAAAAACGCTACGGTAAACGGATTATAGACAGACTTGTTGaacaagtaaaaaatgatgagGAGGCAGAGAAATGGGTTTTGTTAAATGGCCAGCGTTGCCCAACTTGCGATAGAGTCGTTGAAAGGATTGATGGATGCTGTCATATGAATTGTCTTTGTGGAACCCacttttgctttctttgtGGCGCATATCTGATGGAACAAAATCCATACAAACATTTCAACGATCCTGTCAGTTCATGCTATGGTATGTTGTTTGCTTCTGCCGCAGAAAAACAGCGTTTTTCGGAAAACTGGACTTGA
- the med6 gene encoding mediator complex subunit Med6 has translation MASGAPPSVDLTSIQWRMPEWVQSMGGLRTENVLEYFSQSPFYSHKSNNEMLKMQSQFNALDLGDLNSQLKRLTGIQFVIIHERPPFLWVIQKQNRLNENEVKPLTVYFVCNENIYMAPNAYTLLATRMLNATYCFQKALTKIEKFPQYNPQEGYTYPKLSNDNLEVDHSNTNEPADENKNQSIENADYSFSPEDFSVVRAFMQSLHSSKEAPDVK, from the exons ATGGCCTCTGGAGCACCTCCTTCAGTTGATTTAACTAGCATACAGTGGCGTATGCCTGAATGGGTTCAGTCGATGGGTGGTTTACGAACAGAGAATG TTCTCGAGTATTTCTCTCAATCTCCCTTTTATAGTCACAAGTCCAACAACGAGATGTTAAAAATGCAATCACAATTCAATGCACTAGATTTGGGGGATTTAAATAGTCAACTCAAGCGACTGACTGGTATTCAATTTGTAATTATACATGAGCGCCCTCCATTTTTGTGGGTTATACAGAAGCAAAACAGacttaatgaaaatgagg TTAAACCACTAACGgtttattttgtttgcaATGAGAATATTTATATGGCACCAAATGCGTATACTCTACTGGCTACAAGAATG TTAAATGCAACCTACTGTTTTCAAAAGGCGCTGACtaaaattgagaaatttCCTCAGTATAATCCTCAAGAAGGCTACACGTACCCTAAACTATCCAATGATAATTTGGAAGTAGACCATTCAAACACAAATGAGCCAGCtgatgaaaataaaaatcaatctATAGAGAATGCAGATTACAGTTTTTCTCCTGAGGATTTTTCAGTTGTGAGAGCATTTATGCAAAGTCTTCACTCATCAAAGGAAGCACCTGATGTTAAGTGA